The Candidatus Zixiibacteriota bacterium nucleotide sequence CCACCGGCGCGACGATGATTGCGGCCCTGCGCTCTGTCCGGGAGCACAAACCGGCGAAATTGATCGCGGCGGTCGCCGTCCTGCCGGTTGCGACGCTGAAACATATTTCGAAATACGCCGACGAGGTGGTTTACCTCGATACTCCCGAGGATTTCTTCGCCGTCGGCCAGTTCTTCGAGGACTTCTCGCAGGTGACCGACGAGGAAGTAATAAGGATCCTCGCCTCGACAAAGAGCGCCGAAAAAAAGCAGAAACACGTCGCCTGAGCGTCTTCCGCCATCGGGGTCCGAATCCAGGGTTCTCGGTTGTTTGGGCTTCGGTTCGTGCTGGTTTTCGGTTCTTGATATTTCGCCGAACGGGCAGCTTGGAAAAATCAATAATCTTCCTGAAACCGAGAATTTTTTGTCCGAATCGAAAAAAATTCCTGATGATTTTGGAGACATTATCTCGCAAATATTAAGGTGTCATCTTGTAATTTCCTTTCTCCTGGTCTGGCACGCTAATTGCCGATTTCCGGGAGACTGGACACAGGTGAAAAATTTTCTGAGGAGGTGACGCCATGTCATTGCAAGAATTCTGTCAGCGGCCCGTGGTCAGCATTTCCCCGCACGCGAGCGTGGCCGACGCCTGCCAGCTGATGGCGGAAAAGAACATCGGCTGCATGATCGTCCAGGAGAACGGGCGACTTTGCGGTATTCTCACCGATCGGGATATCGCCCTGAAGGTCGCCGGGAAAACGAAGGACTCTCGCCAGACCAAGGTGAGCGAGGTCATGACCCCCAATCCCGCCTGCATCACCGTGGACAAGAACCTGCACGATCTCACGAGATTCATGCACGAAAAACACGTCCGGCGGGTGCCCATCGTCGACGGGGGCAACAAGGTCCTTGGAATCGTCACGCTGGACGACCTCCTCGCGTTGCTCGGCAGCGACATATCCGAGATCAGCAAGACCGTCGCCGAGACCGTCCCGGTCGCCCGCGCCTAGGGCAGCCCCGCTCCGAACCGACGGTGGTTTCGGCCGGAGGCCCGATCGGGCCTCCGGCCGTTTTTTTTCCAACACCTGCCGGAGTCGCTGGTACGGGAATTGCTCGCCGCGGCTGGGCAAAACGACTCAGGAGAGCACCGCCTATGAGCCTGAAAAAGCGGTACCTGGAGGGAAAGTCGGTTTGCAAGGTGACGTTCATCCTGCCCAAAGAAGTCGCGAATCTCGTCGGCACTGCCCATGTGGCGGGCGATTTCAATGACTGGAACCGTGCCCAACGACTACGGGACGGAGAACTCGGTGGTCATCGTCTAGAACGAGGTGAGCGGCGGAGACCGACCGCAGTGACTCTTCCGAGCCGGCCATGATGACTTTCCGCGGAGACCGCCTGGCAACGATACAATTGCCGCCGGGGACAGCCTGGCTGCTCGACAAGCTGGCCGAGTCCAGGAAAAGACAAGCCCTTTACGTCAGGCGCTCTTCTCGCCTCCTCAGGACGCTGCAGGAAACCGCGATCATCGAAGGAACCGCTTCATCGAACCGCATCGACGGCGTCACCGTCGAGCCCGAGCGCCTGCGGCCGCTCGTCCTCTGCGACGCGCGACCGCGCGATCGATCCGAGGAAGAGATCGTGGGTTATGCCAACGGCCTGCGCTGGGTTTACGCCAACGCCGATAGCGTCGCGGTTACTCCCGAGACGTTGAAATGCCTTCATTCGGTCGCCATGGCGGGAACCATCGGCGACGCGGGGGAATGGAAAGAGACGCAAAACGAAATCGTCGAGCTCGATCCCGAGGGCCAGCTCGACGTGCGCTTCTGCCCGGTGGAGCCCGCCCGGGTGCCCGCCGCCGTCGAGGAGCTGTGCCGGAGCTACAGGGAGAGCCTGGACCGGTCGAGCATCCCGCCGCTTCTGGCGGTCGCCGGCCTGGTTTTCGATTTCCTCTGCATCCACCCGTTCCGCGAAGGCAACGGTCGTATCTCCCGCCTGCTAACGCTCCTGGTCCTGTACCAGCACGGCTATATGGTGGGCCGCTACATCAGCCTCGAACGGATCGTCGAGCAAACCAGGGAAAGTTACTATGCGGCGCTGCGCGCCAGCTCTCTCGGCTGGCACGACGGCCGCCACGACATCATGCCCTGGTTCCACTACTTCGTATCGACGCTCCATGCCGCCTACGACGAGTTCGAAAGATGCGTCGGGTACTGAGCACGGCCTCCGGCAGGTCGCGACGCGCTCAACGGCCTCCGGCTTCACGGCAACCTCCTTCCGGTGAAGCGAACTCCCGTGGTCGTGCACCTTGCGCCTCCGCGGAGCCCGGTTCGCCTCGCGTCAGTGAACCACACTGTCATCGCAGGCCGCGAGCAGGCCGTCCGCGGTGGAGTTCTCCAAAAGCGTACCAAGGGCAAGGCTCGTGATTTCGTAAGCCTTGTCCTTGTCTCCCGTCGCTTCCAGAGCGGCTTCCGTAATCGCGACGATAAGGTCTCCGATCGTCACCCGCATTGCCTTGAGGTCAGCCGTGCCGTTCATCAGTGCACCTCCCCCGGAACCTTGAGCCGGCACATGGCTTGATATTCAAACGCCGTGCCCGGCGCGCAAACCTCCAACTCCGCGTGCCTGTTGATCGCCTGTTGCACAAATGACAAGAATCCGGCCGGCTTCCTTTCAAATCTGCAAGGGACGGCGATTTTTAGCGCGCTGCCCGAAATGATCTGCGGGAAGCTGCGGAGGGGGTGAAGGAATGGTCTGCGATTTCTCCCGGTTCCCGGTTGCACGGAACGTCTGAAGGGGGAACCGCCGCGAAGCGGTCTCGGCCCGAGAAACCCTTCGCATCTCAATGAGATATCAACGGTAGAGCAGGTATTTCGCTCGCACCCTGCCAAACGCCTCGAGCGACGGCGCCCAGGCCCGGGCGATCGCTTTCGGGTCCCGCCCTTCCTTG carries:
- a CDS encoding CBS domain-containing protein, which codes for MSLQEFCQRPVVSISPHASVADACQLMAEKNIGCMIVQENGRLCGILTDRDIALKVAGKTKDSRQTKVSEVMTPNPACITVDKNLHDLTRFMHEKHVRRVPIVDGGNKVLGIVTLDDLLALLGSDISEISKTVAETVPVARA
- a CDS encoding Fic family protein; protein product: MMTFRGDRLATIQLPPGTAWLLDKLAESRKRQALYVRRSSRLLRTLQETAIIEGTASSNRIDGVTVEPERLRPLVLCDARPRDRSEEEIVGYANGLRWVYANADSVAVTPETLKCLHSVAMAGTIGDAGEWKETQNEIVELDPEGQLDVRFCPVEPARVPAAVEELCRSYRESLDRSSIPPLLAVAGLVFDFLCIHPFREGNGRISRLLTLLVLYQHGYMVGRYISLERIVEQTRESYYAALRASSLGWHDGRHDIMPWFHYFVSTLHAAYDEFERCVGY